In Natronococcus occultus SP4, the following proteins share a genomic window:
- a CDS encoding aldehyde dehydrogenase family protein, which produces MSGTFSGQLREAHAAAREEVRELSDWNAWIDGTAVAGDGSLETIDPVVNEPITTVTRCGAADVETAVETARRTFDTRWSESTPRERSRLLFEWTDRLHDHVEELTLIECLDTGKPRSQARGEVEGAIDTLEYYASLCRVQDGRQIATDDDLHLYTRTEPYGVVGQIIPWNFPIWAAAWKLGPALATGNAVVLKPATDCPLSTIRIAELSAGIFPDGVLNVVPGTGSEVGSTITDHEDVRKLSFTGSVGVGTKVMKAAADTLTPVTLELGGKSPVLVFPDADLDTAVEAVANGIFYSTGEICDAFSRALVHEDVHEEFVDRFVAAAESHVLGDPLDEATTMGPLTSQAQYETVTDYVERGVEEGATLLTGGSPPDDEALRDGWFFEPTVFGDVDNDMTVAQEEIFGPVQTINTFSTYEEAIELANDTQFGLAAGIATERTDLAHGAAADLEAGVVYVNEYGPILPEAPYGGFKASGIGKDLGTDVLEHYQRTKSVYVNLDEPSC; this is translated from the coding sequence ATGTCTGGTACGTTTAGCGGACAGCTACGGGAGGCCCATGCGGCTGCCCGGGAAGAGGTACGTGAACTCAGCGACTGGAACGCGTGGATCGACGGCACCGCCGTCGCGGGCGACGGATCGCTCGAGACGATCGATCCCGTGGTGAACGAACCGATCACGACGGTCACACGGTGTGGGGCTGCCGACGTCGAAACCGCCGTCGAAACCGCCCGGCGAACGTTCGACACGCGGTGGTCGGAATCGACGCCCCGCGAGCGGTCCCGACTGTTGTTCGAGTGGACCGATCGACTCCACGATCACGTCGAGGAGCTCACGCTGATCGAATGTCTCGACACGGGCAAGCCCCGCTCGCAGGCTCGCGGCGAGGTCGAGGGTGCGATCGATACCCTCGAGTACTACGCCTCGCTGTGTCGGGTCCAGGACGGCCGACAGATCGCGACTGACGACGATCTGCACCTGTATACGCGAACGGAGCCGTACGGCGTCGTCGGGCAGATCATCCCGTGGAACTTCCCGATCTGGGCGGCCGCCTGGAAGCTCGGTCCCGCGCTCGCGACCGGAAACGCCGTCGTTCTCAAACCCGCGACGGACTGTCCGCTCTCGACGATTCGGATCGCCGAACTCTCCGCGGGAATCTTTCCCGACGGCGTGCTCAACGTCGTCCCCGGCACCGGGTCGGAAGTCGGGTCGACGATCACCGATCACGAGGACGTCCGGAAGCTCTCCTTTACCGGGAGCGTCGGCGTCGGCACCAAGGTCATGAAAGCCGCTGCCGACACCCTGACGCCGGTGACCCTGGAACTTGGCGGCAAGTCACCGGTCCTGGTCTTTCCGGACGCCGATCTCGATACGGCGGTCGAGGCGGTCGCGAACGGGATCTTCTACAGCACGGGTGAGATCTGTGACGCGTTCTCCCGCGCGCTGGTCCACGAGGACGTCCACGAAGAGTTCGTCGACCGGTTCGTCGCGGCGGCCGAATCGCACGTCCTCGGCGACCCGCTCGACGAGGCGACGACGATGGGGCCGCTGACCTCGCAGGCGCAGTACGAGACGGTCACCGACTACGTCGAGCGCGGCGTCGAGGAGGGGGCGACGCTGCTGACCGGTGGCAGCCCGCCGGACGACGAGGCGCTTCGGGACGGCTGGTTCTTCGAACCGACCGTCTTCGGCGACGTCGACAACGACATGACGGTCGCCCAGGAGGAGATCTTCGGTCCGGTCCAGACGATCAACACGTTCTCGACCTACGAGGAAGCGATCGAACTCGCAAACGACACTCAGTTCGGACTGGCGGCCGGGATCGCCACCGAGCGAACCGACCTCGCCCACGGCGCCGCGGCCGATCTCGAGGCCGGAGTCGTCTATGTCAACGAGTACGGCCCGATCCTGCCGGAGGCGCCGTACGGCGGGTTCAAGGCCTCCGGGATCGGGAAGGATCTCGGGACGGACGTCCTCGAGCACTACCAGCGCACGAAATCGGTCTACGTCAATCTCGACGAGCCGAGCTGCTGA
- a CDS encoding Bug family tripartite tricarboxylate transporter substrate binding protein, which translates to MGDSGRRTFLATAAAGTTFGVAGCTDALTPDENGADGEAAEFPDDDIEIICPFDEGGGTDLTARQLSEQLEAELDTSSFVTNSTGGSGSVGFSEIASASADGHTLGILTVEICTVSHLDIGDVTHEDMTPILQYNFDPAALTVHEDAPYDTLEEFVDYAEDNPGEVSVSNSGTGAIWHLAAAEFEQAADIELDHIGYEGAAPATEAVLSGEVEATTSSAAEVSSQVQDGELEMLAFFGDERHPAFEDVPTLTEEGYDVTVGAWRGIGGPADMDDEIVATLEDAFDEIHDSAEFEEFMENNNFQLEHRDADDFGQFMDEEYDRFGDLIDELGIEGE; encoded by the coding sequence ATGGGAGATAGTGGACGACGAACGTTTCTCGCAACGGCCGCCGCTGGAACGACGTTCGGAGTAGCCGGGTGTACTGACGCGTTAACCCCCGACGAAAACGGAGCCGATGGAGAGGCAGCCGAGTTCCCCGACGACGATATCGAGATCATCTGCCCGTTCGACGAAGGAGGAGGGACCGACCTCACGGCGCGACAACTGTCCGAGCAGCTAGAAGCGGAGCTAGATACGTCCTCGTTCGTAACGAACTCGACGGGTGGATCAGGAAGCGTCGGCTTCAGTGAAATCGCGTCCGCGTCCGCCGATGGACATACACTCGGGATCCTGACAGTCGAGATCTGTACCGTTTCTCACCTGGATATCGGGGACGTCACTCACGAGGATATGACGCCGATTCTCCAGTACAACTTCGATCCGGCCGCGCTTACCGTCCACGAGGACGCCCCCTACGACACGCTCGAGGAGTTCGTCGACTACGCCGAGGACAACCCTGGCGAGGTGAGCGTCTCGAACTCGGGGACGGGCGCGATCTGGCACCTCGCGGCGGCGGAGTTCGAGCAGGCCGCCGACATCGAACTCGACCACATCGGGTACGAGGGAGCCGCGCCCGCGACGGAGGCGGTTCTCAGCGGCGAGGTCGAGGCGACGACCTCGAGTGCAGCAGAGGTTTCCTCGCAGGTTCAGGACGGCGAACTCGAGATGCTCGCGTTCTTCGGGGACGAGCGCCACCCCGCGTTCGAGGACGTGCCGACGTTGACCGAGGAGGGGTACGATGTTACCGTCGGTGCGTGGCGAGGTATCGGCGGCCCCGCGGATATGGACGACGAGATCGTCGCTACGCTCGAGGACGCCTTCGACGAGATCCACGACTCTGCGGAGTTCGAGGAGTTCATGGAGAACAATAACTTCCAGCTGGAGCACCGGGACGCCGACGATTTCGGCCAGTTCATGGACGAGGAGTACGATCGATTCGGCGATCTCATCGACGAGCTCGGGATCGAAGGCGAGTAG
- a CDS encoding tripartite tricarboxylate transporter permease, whose translation MLAGLLEGLTLVFQPLALALIVFGVVVGIVMGSIPGMTATMTVAVLVSFTFGMNPTEGMMLLLGIYGGALYAGSIPAILIRTPGTPSAAATIFDGFPLSERGQAGKAIGIATIASFVGGAISVVIVTFLSPQIADIALNIGSPEYFAIAFFGLTIIASISGDSITKGMLSGLLGMLIATVGLDPTLGQPRFTFGFPELSAGIEFIAVMIGLFGLAEGLNRYREGIGTIDIQQNLSGITPSVGDLKNIRNVTLGSSVVGSLIGSIPGAGGDIASFVTYNEAKRWVKNATPEFGDGNIKGVAAAESGNNSSTAGALVPTLTLGIPGDSVTAILIGALLVHGIQPGPGLFDDEPGLVFSIFVGFFLVYVVILVLGLLGAHAWVRVINFPAKYLWPSIFVLCVVGAFALRGNLLDMWVMVAAGVLGIILRMDGYPLAPIVLGMILGPIAEENLRRSLELSNGSWDIIYTNPIAMLILVFAVVSLVAPIALQYRDRG comes from the coding sequence ATGCTCGCCGGACTGCTCGAGGGGCTGACGCTCGTCTTCCAGCCGCTCGCACTCGCGCTGATCGTCTTCGGGGTCGTCGTTGGGATCGTCATGGGGTCGATCCCGGGGATGACCGCGACGATGACGGTCGCCGTACTCGTCTCGTTTACGTTCGGGATGAACCCGACCGAGGGGATGATGCTATTGCTCGGGATCTATGGCGGTGCGCTGTACGCGGGCTCGATTCCTGCGATTCTCATCCGGACGCCGGGAACGCCGAGCGCCGCCGCGACGATCTTCGACGGGTTTCCGCTCTCCGAACGGGGACAGGCTGGCAAGGCGATCGGGATCGCCACCATCGCATCGTTCGTCGGCGGTGCTATTAGCGTTGTCATCGTAACTTTCCTCTCTCCACAGATCGCGGACATCGCACTCAACATCGGTTCCCCCGAGTACTTCGCGATCGCGTTCTTCGGGCTGACGATCATCGCGAGTATCAGCGGCGACTCGATCACGAAAGGGATGCTCTCAGGTCTGCTCGGAATGCTGATCGCGACGGTCGGGCTCGATCCGACACTGGGACAACCACGGTTCACGTTCGGGTTCCCCGAGTTGAGTGCCGGGATCGAGTTTATCGCGGTGATGATCGGGCTCTTCGGGCTGGCGGAAGGACTCAACCGGTATCGCGAGGGGATCGGAACGATCGACATCCAACAGAACCTCAGCGGCATCACGCCGTCGGTTGGCGATCTGAAAAACATCCGAAACGTCACGCTCGGCTCGAGCGTCGTCGGATCGTTGATCGGGTCAATCCCCGGCGCGGGCGGCGACATCGCGTCGTTCGTCACCTACAACGAAGCCAAGCGCTGGGTGAAAAACGCGACGCCGGAGTTCGGCGACGGAAACATCAAGGGCGTCGCCGCAGCCGAGTCCGGAAACAACTCGAGCACGGCGGGCGCTCTCGTGCCGACGCTTACGCTCGGGATTCCCGGGGATTCGGTAACCGCCATTCTGATCGGCGCGCTACTCGTCCACGGGATCCAACCAGGGCCGGGACTGTTCGACGACGAGCCGGGACTCGTCTTCTCGATCTTCGTCGGCTTCTTTCTCGTCTACGTCGTAATTCTCGTCCTCGGTCTGCTAGGTGCTCACGCCTGGGTCCGCGTTATCAACTTCCCCGCCAAGTACCTGTGGCCGAGTATCTTCGTGCTCTGTGTCGTCGGCGCGTTCGCACTTCGAGGAAATCTCCTTGATATGTGGGTCATGGTCGCCGCCGGCGTCCTCGGAATTATTCTGCGGATGGACGGCTACCCGCTCGCTCCGATCGTGTTGGGAATGATTCTGGGACCGATCGCCGAGGAAAACCTCCGGCGATCGCTCGAACTCTCAAACGGTAGCTGGGACATCATCTACACGAACCCCATCGCGATGCTGATCCTCGTCTTCGCGGTCGTCTCGCTCGTCGCCCCGATCGCACTCCAGTATCGAGACCGTGGATAG
- a CDS encoding DUF7344 domain-containing protein: MDRTETFEVLASADRQLVLHELVRRNGTSSVEQLSQSVAARRHQLAPEDLDEQAIERARFRLTRTHLPKLAERDVIHLDWDEDAVALADGKNAARVFGLSEELECFPPDDALEHPSRSW; encoded by the coding sequence ATGGACCGAACGGAGACGTTCGAGGTACTCGCCAGCGCCGACCGCCAGCTCGTTCTCCACGAACTCGTCAGGCGGAACGGAACGTCCTCGGTGGAGCAACTCTCACAGAGCGTGGCCGCCCGTCGCCACCAGCTCGCACCCGAGGACCTCGACGAGCAAGCGATCGAACGCGCCCGCTTCCGGTTGACTCGAACCCACCTCCCCAAGCTCGCGGAACGAGACGTCATCCACCTGGATTGGGACGAGGACGCGGTGGCACTCGCCGACGGGAAGAACGCGGCCCGGGTGTTCGGTCTCTCCGAGGAGCTCGAGTGTTTTCCGCCCGACGACGCCCTGGAGCATCCGTCCCGAAGCTGGTAG
- a CDS encoding DUF2080 family transposase-associated protein, which yields MANRFEIDGEEVLDGEVKPFGNSAHVTVPKRWRGADVKVVRTSEPTEQDEE from the coding sequence ATGGCGAATCGCTTTGAAATCGACGGCGAGGAAGTTCTCGACGGAGAGGTTAAGCCGTTCGGGAACAGTGCCCACGTCACCGTCCCCAAACGCTGGCGTGGCGCGGACGTGAAAGTTGTTCGTACCTCAGAACCCACCGAACAAGACGAAGAATGA
- the ggt gene encoding gamma-glutamyltransferase, which yields MDERDDDGRLEPNRRTFLAGTAAAGAGAVSTGLTAGAEDGEPNGAANDGIPDPAPAPERRGPHTGRPPARGDRGMVATPHWLATAAGNDALRNGGSAVDAAIAANAVLSVAYPHMSGLGGDAFWLIHDGNDVRALNASGPAAANATRERFAEYDELPDRGPESALTVPGAVDGWRRAHEAYGGLAWEELFGDAIRHAREGVPVGHSLADWLEIDEPILREFPDTAEIFLPDGDVPEEGDRLVQTALADSLETLATEGAREGFYDGPIAEELASPEGSPLTSADFADFEADWVEPISTTYRGYTAYNFPPNTQGFAALQVLNLLEGFDIESWGDGTADYYHHMAEAVKVAFADRDEWLTDPDHVDIPLETLLSKEYADERRGRIDAESAMEMDDVEPGIEFGGSDRDIPGGDTVYLTAVDDDGLAVSLIQSVYYDFGSAVVGGDSGIILQNRGSFFSLDEDHPNRLEPGKRTFHTLIPAILCKDGEPYLCYGTMGGEGQPQTQAAMVTRLVDFDYDVQQAIETPRWLMGPTWGTDDRDLSLEGRVDDAVIDELAARGQPTTVLDDWDDNMGHAQAIRIDPETGYLEGGADPRGDGSAQGF from the coding sequence ATGGACGAACGCGACGACGACGGAAGGCTCGAACCGAATCGCCGAACGTTTCTCGCGGGGACGGCCGCGGCCGGAGCCGGTGCGGTCTCGACGGGACTGACTGCGGGCGCCGAAGACGGCGAGCCAAATGGGGCCGCGAACGACGGGATCCCGGACCCGGCACCGGCGCCGGAACGTCGCGGTCCGCACACGGGGCGTCCGCCCGCCCGTGGCGACCGCGGGATGGTCGCGACGCCGCACTGGCTCGCAACCGCGGCGGGCAACGACGCGCTTCGAAACGGTGGCAGCGCCGTCGACGCTGCAATCGCCGCGAACGCCGTGCTGTCGGTCGCCTACCCTCACATGTCCGGACTGGGCGGGGACGCCTTCTGGCTGATCCACGACGGTAACGACGTCCGCGCGCTGAACGCGAGCGGTCCCGCCGCGGCGAACGCGACCCGCGAGCGGTTCGCCGAGTACGACGAACTACCCGATCGTGGACCGGAATCGGCGCTGACCGTCCCCGGTGCGGTCGACGGCTGGCGACGTGCCCACGAGGCATACGGCGGGCTCGCCTGGGAAGAACTGTTCGGGGACGCGATCCGCCATGCTCGCGAGGGCGTTCCGGTCGGGCATTCGCTAGCTGACTGGCTCGAGATCGACGAGCCGATACTCAGGGAGTTTCCCGACACGGCCGAGATTTTCCTGCCCGACGGGGACGTCCCCGAAGAAGGCGACCGACTCGTCCAAACCGCACTCGCCGACTCGCTCGAAACCCTCGCTACCGAGGGGGCGCGCGAGGGATTCTACGACGGTCCAATCGCCGAGGAACTCGCTTCGCCCGAAGGATCCCCGTTGACGTCCGCCGACTTCGCCGACTTTGAGGCCGACTGGGTCGAACCCATCTCCACGACCTACCGCGGCTACACCGCGTACAACTTCCCGCCGAACACGCAGGGCTTCGCCGCCCTGCAGGTGCTCAATCTGCTCGAGGGGTTCGACATCGAATCCTGGGGCGACGGCACGGCCGACTACTACCATCACATGGCCGAGGCAGTCAAGGTTGCCTTCGCCGACCGCGACGAGTGGCTCACGGATCCCGACCACGTCGACATCCCGCTCGAGACGCTGCTCTCAAAGGAGTACGCCGACGAACGCCGCGGCCGTATCGACGCTGAGAGCGCGATGGAAATGGATGACGTCGAGCCTGGTATCGAATTCGGCGGTTCCGACCGCGACATACCGGGCGGCGACACGGTCTACCTGACGGCCGTCGACGACGACGGGTTGGCGGTCTCGCTCATTCAGTCGGTCTACTACGATTTCGGTAGCGCCGTCGTCGGCGGCGACAGCGGAATCATCCTCCAGAACAGGGGCTCTTTCTTCTCGCTCGACGAAGACCATCCGAACCGTCTCGAACCGGGGAAGCGTACGTTTCATACCCTGATTCCGGCGATACTCTGCAAGGACGGCGAGCCGTACCTCTGCTACGGGACGATGGGCGGCGAGGGCCAGCCACAGACTCAGGCCGCGATGGTGACCCGCCTCGTCGACTTCGACTACGACGTCCAGCAGGCCATCGAGACGCCGCGCTGGCTGATGGGTCCGACGTGGGGCACCGACGACAGGGATCTCTCGCTCGAGGGGCGGGTCGACGACGCAGTCATCGACGAACTCGCCGCCCGCGGTCAGCCGACGACGGTCCTCGACGACTGGGACGACAACATGGGGCACGCACAGGCGATCCGCATCGACCCGGAGACGGGGTACCTCGAGGGAGGTGCAGATCCGCGAGGAGACGGCTCGGCGCAGGGGTTCTAA
- a CDS encoding CBS domain-containing protein: protein MIEITVNSLGVRAPPTVSPDLPVSEAAQHLRRPAVPALVVQLDGQVVGIVTESDVVATVAETTEQPTVGEIMSTPVTTIEPTATLDTVIETMRGAGVKHLPVVRDGSYHGLLSADALSPYLSRGKLEIEWHGEPLRVDTTDGQEFTMRG from the coding sequence ATGATCGAGATAACAGTCAATAGCCTCGGGGTGCGGGCGCCGCCGACAGTGTCGCCGGACTTGCCCGTCAGCGAAGCGGCACAGCACCTTCGTCGTCCCGCGGTTCCCGCGCTCGTGGTCCAGCTCGATGGGCAGGTCGTCGGGATCGTTACCGAGTCGGATGTCGTCGCGACAGTTGCGGAAACGACCGAACAGCCGACCGTGGGCGAGATTATGTCGACCCCGGTGACGACGATCGAACCGACGGCGACCCTGGACACGGTAATCGAAACGATGCGAGGCGCGGGCGTCAAACATCTCCCCGTCGTCCGCGACGGCAGCTATCACGGGCTGCTGTCGGCAGACGCCCTCTCCCCGTACCTTTCGCGGGGAAAACTCGAGATCGAGTGGCACGGTGAGCCGCTACGGGTCGACACAACTGATGGTCAGGAGTTCACAATGAGAGGGTAG
- a CDS encoding BCCT family transporter produces MNPWYLFGLEDARRGERGLFIITAASLAALGAVGLWNPHGLNETMNAAFEWVLNYFGWWFMLLGVVLLGFSAFIVFSKYGHVRIGGQDAEPEFGLFSWLAMVFTVGYSGSIIIWGVGEPVSIVADPPPDPAPVAGAPIESLALAFMYIHEVFPGLAMWYPPFALAFGLIIYTRGTDEYKFSAMLKVILDEDGHRGLYWIVDLAALIAIVGGVAAAIGFSAQVFSALLGSAFGLPATAFTYVLFAILGLVFLADVWLGLHKGIQNAARATIVLMLVSFAFLFVVGPTLFILNIGLDAAGVWLDNMFRLSLYTAPTADGNWPQSWTSFWWAWWAAWGLFVGSFVARVSKGRTIRETFVSLVFIPAGLLWVQHSIIGGWVLAPGYIEPVTDALNNGGIPAAIATAVTITPYGAVVGVLFILVIAGYVLTSLDSAVYILSSITLGDETPNARNRAWWGVLLSFLGVMTLELPVFDAMQAFPTVLALPFTLFLLAIAYASYVAAREYYHGELDHERGDAFITSYDPESSDGEDD; encoded by the coding sequence ATGAACCCCTGGTATCTCTTCGGGCTAGAGGACGCCCGACGCGGAGAGCGCGGGCTTTTCATCATCACTGCGGCGTCGCTTGCAGCGCTGGGGGCTGTCGGACTTTGGAACCCGCACGGCCTCAACGAAACGATGAACGCAGCCTTCGAGTGGGTGCTGAACTACTTCGGCTGGTGGTTCATGCTGCTCGGAGTCGTGTTGCTCGGCTTTTCGGCGTTTATCGTGTTCTCGAAGTACGGCCACGTTCGGATCGGGGGCCAGGACGCCGAGCCCGAGTTCGGACTGTTTTCCTGGCTCGCGATGGTCTTCACCGTCGGATACAGCGGTTCGATCATCATCTGGGGCGTCGGCGAACCCGTCTCCATCGTCGCGGATCCGCCACCGGATCCGGCGCCGGTCGCGGGAGCGCCGATCGAATCGCTCGCCCTCGCGTTCATGTACATCCACGAGGTCTTCCCGGGGCTGGCTATGTGGTACCCACCGTTCGCGCTTGCGTTCGGGCTGATCATCTACACCCGGGGAACCGACGAGTACAAGTTCAGCGCGATGCTGAAGGTGATCCTCGACGAGGACGGCCACCGCGGACTCTACTGGATCGTCGACCTGGCCGCGCTGATCGCGATCGTCGGCGGCGTCGCCGCGGCGATCGGGTTCTCCGCGCAGGTGTTCTCGGCGCTTCTCGGTTCGGCGTTCGGCCTCCCCGCGACGGCGTTTACCTACGTCCTGTTCGCGATCCTCGGGCTCGTCTTTCTGGCCGACGTCTGGCTGGGGCTCCACAAGGGGATCCAGAACGCCGCGCGGGCGACGATCGTCCTGATGCTCGTCTCGTTCGCGTTCCTGTTCGTCGTCGGACCGACGCTGTTTATTCTCAACATCGGGCTCGATGCGGCCGGCGTCTGGCTCGATAACATGTTCCGGCTCTCGCTGTACACCGCGCCGACCGCCGACGGCAACTGGCCCCAGAGCTGGACCAGCTTCTGGTGGGCGTGGTGGGCCGCCTGGGGACTGTTCGTCGGGAGCTTCGTGGCCCGCGTCTCGAAGGGCCGGACGATCCGGGAGACGTTCGTTAGTCTGGTGTTTATCCCGGCCGGGCTCCTCTGGGTCCAGCACTCGATCATCGGTGGCTGGGTCCTCGCACCCGGCTACATCGAGCCCGTGACGGATGCGCTGAACAACGGTGGGATTCCAGCCGCGATCGCAACCGCCGTGACGATCACGCCGTACGGTGCGGTGGTGGGCGTACTGTTCATCCTCGTCATCGCGGGGTACGTGCTTACCTCGCTGGACTCCGCGGTGTATATCCTCTCGTCGATCACCCTTGGCGACGAGACGCCCAACGCCCGCAATCGCGCGTGGTGGGGCGTGTTGCTCTCGTTTCTCGGCGTGATGACGCTCGAGCTACCCGTCTTCGACGCGATGCAGGCGTTCCCGACGGTGCTTGCACTTCCGTTCACGCTGTTCTTGCTAGCGATCGCGTACGCGAGCTACGTTGCCGCGCGGGAGTACTACCACGGCGAGCTGGATCACGAGCGCGGCGACGCGTTCATCACGAGCTACGACCCAGAGTCCTCGGACGGCGAGGACGATTGA
- a CDS encoding tripartite tricarboxylate transporter TctB family protein encodes MAVTLPHTDKIGSILWLLLAVGVFVASADLPTGTGETGAAFYPRVIAVLIAGFATLQLARSVYEEELQTRTLSREQARPVLAVVALVTVYVLSLPWFGFVAGTILFLVVGMLYSGARSPIPIGVAAVGLALLLYYVFAVFLRIPLPESPFVPVEDMLPGLIRLGLTTGVFG; translated from the coding sequence ATGGCAGTTACTCTACCACATACCGATAAGATTGGATCGATTCTCTGGCTACTGTTAGCAGTAGGCGTCTTCGTCGCCTCAGCGGATCTACCTACTGGCACCGGAGAAACCGGTGCCGCGTTCTATCCGCGAGTCATCGCGGTTCTCATCGCCGGATTCGCTACGTTACAGCTCGCTCGGAGCGTCTACGAGGAAGAGCTTCAAACTCGCACGCTCTCCCGGGAGCAGGCACGGCCAGTTCTCGCAGTCGTCGCGCTCGTCACGGTTTACGTGCTCTCTCTGCCGTGGTTCGGGTTCGTTGCCGGGACGATTCTCTTCCTCGTCGTTGGAATGCTCTACTCCGGGGCGCGGTCTCCGATCCCGATCGGTGTCGCCGCCGTCGGACTGGCGCTGTTGCTCTACTACGTGTTCGCGGTGTTTCTCCGCATTCCGCTTCCGGAAAGCCCCTTCGTTCCCGTCGAGGACATGCTTCCCGGTTTGATCAGACTCGGACTAACCACCGGGGTGTTCGGATAG